In Suttonella indologenes, one genomic interval encodes:
- a CDS encoding sucrose-specific PTS transporter subunit IIBC, giving the protein MSQYQHIAEQIIAAVGGKDNILAATHCATRLRMVLKDESLIDTAAIEAIESAKGHFLTAGQFQIIFGTGTVNNVTQALLQLTGAQSVSTTEAKALGAEKGNIFQRFIKMLSDIFVPIIPAIVAGGLLMGLNNVFTANGLIVEGKSLIEVYPQWAALAEMINTFANAPFVFLPILIAFSATKIFGGNPFLGAVLGMIMVHPDLTNNYALAEAIRTNTLDYWEFFGHQFAKVGYQGTVLPILVCSWILAKLECSIRRVMPASLDLLLTPLLSIFITAILTFSIVGPITRDAGIAFTDAVQWLYNSSGAIGAAIFGAVYAPIVITGMHNSFIPVETQLIADLAKSGGTFIFPIAAMNNVAQGAAAFAALWISRDAKLKSIAGASGISAVLGITEPAMFGVNLRLRYPFYAALIGTALASAFIALFKVKAVALGAAGIPGIISIRADSIIPYVIGMAISFAATFTLTFVFSKQRRFQAAATNPAPQTNQAEAVETAVVEKVPAVAGSNPFPQEWQMPLAGEIIALEQVPDPAFASGAMGAGFAIVPSGNQVISPVNGTIAAVFPSRHAIGIEADNGLEILIHVGIDTVKLNGEGFTQHVQEGQAVQAGELLLTVDFAAIEDKVPSIITPVVFTAMDKGEKIRIENQRPILSE; this is encoded by the coding sequence ATGAGCCAATATCAACACATTGCCGAACAAATCATTGCAGCGGTCGGCGGCAAAGACAATATCTTAGCCGCCACCCATTGCGCCACCCGTCTGCGCATGGTCTTAAAAGACGAAAGTCTGATTGATACCGCCGCTATTGAAGCGATTGAGTCCGCCAAAGGGCATTTCCTGACCGCAGGACAATTCCAAATCATCTTCGGCACAGGCACGGTTAACAACGTAACCCAAGCTCTGCTGCAACTGACGGGCGCGCAATCGGTCAGCACCACCGAAGCCAAAGCCTTGGGTGCAGAAAAAGGCAATATTTTCCAGCGTTTTATCAAAATGCTGTCCGATATTTTCGTGCCGATTATTCCTGCGATTGTGGCGGGCGGCTTATTGATGGGGCTGAATAATGTTTTTACCGCCAATGGATTGATTGTAGAAGGAAAATCTCTGATTGAAGTCTATCCGCAATGGGCGGCATTAGCCGAGATGATTAATACCTTCGCCAACGCGCCCTTTGTCTTCCTGCCGATTTTAATCGCCTTTTCCGCCACCAAAATTTTTGGCGGCAATCCTTTCTTGGGCGCGGTTTTGGGTATGATTATGGTGCATCCCGATTTGACCAATAATTACGCCTTAGCAGAAGCCATACGCACGAACACTCTGGACTATTGGGAATTTTTCGGCCATCAATTCGCCAAAGTCGGCTATCAAGGCACCGTTCTGCCGATTTTGGTCTGCAGCTGGATACTGGCGAAACTCGAATGCAGCATCCGCCGTGTGATGCCCGCCAGTCTGGATTTGCTACTCACGCCCTTACTCAGCATTTTTATCACCGCGATTTTGACCTTCAGCATTGTCGGGCCGATAACGCGTGATGCCGGTATCGCCTTTACGGATGCCGTGCAATGGCTGTATAACAGTTCAGGCGCCATCGGTGCGGCGATTTTCGGTGCGGTTTATGCGCCGATTGTCATCACCGGTATGCATAACAGCTTCATTCCGGTGGAAACCCAGCTGATTGCCGATTTGGCGAAATCAGGCGGCACTTTCATTTTCCCGATAGCTGCCATGAATAACGTTGCCCAAGGGGCGGCAGCCTTTGCCGCATTGTGGATTAGTCGCGATGCCAAACTCAAAAGCATTGCGGGCGCTTCGGGCATTTCCGCGGTTTTGGGCATTACCGAGCCGGCGATGTTCGGCGTGAATCTGCGTCTGCGCTATCCTTTCTATGCCGCCTTAATCGGCACGGCACTTGCCAGCGCCTTTATCGCCCTGTTTAAAGTCAAAGCGGTGGCGTTGGGCGCGGCAGGGATTCCGGGCATTATTTCCATTCGCGCCGACAGCATCATTCCTTATGTTATCGGCATGGCAATTTCCTTTGCCGCTACCTTTACCCTGACTTTTGTCTTTTCCAAACAGCGCCGTTTTCAGGCGGCAGCGACAAATCCTGCGCCGCAGACCAATCAGGCTGAAGCGGTAGAAACTGCGGTTGTGGAAAAAGTGCCTGCGGTAGCGGGTAGCAATCCTTTCCCGCAGGAATGGCAAATGCCTTTGGCAGGCGAGATTATCGCTTTGGAGCAAGTGCCTGATCCCGCCTTTGCCTCAGGTGCCATGGGTGCAGGCTTTGCCATTGTACCTAGCGGCAATCAAGTTATCAGTCCGGTTAATGGCACAATTGCCGCCGTCTTCCCTAGTAGACACGCGATTGGCATTGAAGCGGATAACGGCTTGGAAATCTTGATACATGTCGGTATCGATACCGTGAAATTAAACGGCGAAGGCTTTACCCAGCATGTGCAAGAAGGGCAGGCAGTACAAGCCGGCGAACTCTTGCTGACGGTGGATTTCGCCGCCATTGAAGACAAAGTGCCGAGCATTATCACGCCGGTGGTCTTTACCGCCATGGATAAGGGCGAAAAGATACGGATAGAAAATCAGCGCCCTATTCTGAGCGAATAA
- the leuD gene encoding 3-isopropylmalate dehydratase small subunit: MKPLTVYTATTVPVMADNIDTDIIIPKQYLKSIFKTGFGEFAFDPWRYHEDRRLKEEFPLNQPQYQGAGILITGENFGCGSSREHAAWALQDTGLRVVIAGGYSDIFYNNWLNNGNLPIVLPHDVREKLAALPPSQAITVDLENKVVRVGEDSYAFEIGEDWRQRLLKGQDSISLTLLHEEAIAAYETQHG; encoded by the coding sequence ATGAAACCCTTAACCGTTTATACCGCCACTACCGTGCCGGTGATGGCTGACAATATCGACACCGATATTATTATTCCCAAGCAATATCTTAAAAGCATTTTTAAAACCGGCTTCGGTGAATTTGCTTTCGATCCTTGGCGTTATCATGAAGACCGCCGCTTAAAAGAGGAATTCCCCCTGAATCAACCGCAATATCAAGGTGCGGGCATTTTGATTACCGGCGAGAATTTCGGCTGCGGTTCCAGTCGCGAACATGCCGCTTGGGCTTTGCAAGATACGGGGTTGCGCGTGGTCATCGCCGGCGGTTATTCCGATATTTTCTATAATAATTGGCTGAATAACGGCAATTTGCCGATTGTTTTGCCACACGATGTGCGCGAAAAACTCGCCGCCTTGCCGCCTTCGCAAGCAATTACCGTCGATTTGGAAAATAAAGTCGTGCGTGTAGGAGAAGACAGTTATGCTTTTGAAATTGGCGAAGATTGGCGGCAACGCCTGCTCAAAGGGCAGGACAGCATCAGCTTAACTCTGCTGCACGAAGAAGCCATTGCCGCTTATGAAACGCAGCACGGCTAA
- the leuC gene encoding 3-isopropylmalate dehydratase large subunit: MMSSLYDKLWDRHVIAGHGEALQLLYIDQHLIHEVTTPQAFDGLRMTGRKVRRPDKTFATMDHNTPTILADRQAIRDEISKAQLDALARNCAEFGIELADMFDDRNGIVHMVGPELGLTLPGKTIVCGDSHTATHGAFGALAHGIGTSEVEHVLATQTLWQPKLKNLGIKVTGKLKVGVYAKDVILHILNRYGVSVGSGYAMEFFGDTIENMSMEERMTLCNMSIEGGAKVGLVAPDQTTFDYVKGRTYAPKDDAYLAAVEDWKTLKTDSESDYDQLIVIDVNTLTPQVTWGTHPGMGGGIEENVPAQAAANEKALEYMAISGGMAKKDIPLKHVFIGSCTNGRLSDLREAAHILKGRKVAAHITAVIVPGSMQVKHEAEAEGLDKIFIDAGCQWREPGCSTCLGMNPDLIPAYEHCASTSNRNFEGRQGKNARTHLVSPAMAAAAAVAGRFIDISRPDWEKELA, encoded by the coding sequence ATCATGAGCAGTTTATACGACAAACTTTGGGACAGACATGTCATTGCAGGGCATGGCGAGGCCTTGCAATTACTGTATATCGACCAGCATTTAATCCACGAAGTGACGACGCCGCAGGCTTTTGACGGTCTGCGTATGACAGGGCGCAAAGTGCGCCGTCCGGATAAGACTTTCGCGACGATGGATCATAATACCCCGACCATTTTGGCAGATCGCCAAGCGATTCGCGATGAGATCTCAAAGGCGCAATTAGATGCTTTGGCGCGCAATTGCGCGGAATTCGGCATTGAATTGGCGGATATGTTTGATGATCGCAATGGTATTGTGCATATGGTCGGGCCCGAATTGGGGTTGACTTTGCCGGGTAAGACGATTGTCTGCGGCGACAGCCACACCGCTACGCATGGTGCTTTCGGCGCATTGGCGCACGGCATCGGCACCTCGGAAGTCGAACATGTGCTTGCCACGCAAACCCTGTGGCAGCCGAAATTGAAAAATCTCGGCATCAAAGTAACGGGCAAACTCAAAGTAGGCGTGTATGCCAAAGATGTGATTTTGCATATTCTGAACCGTTACGGCGTATCGGTCGGCAGCGGCTATGCGATGGAGTTTTTCGGCGATACGATTGAAAACATGAGCATGGAAGAGCGTATGACGCTGTGCAATATGTCGATTGAAGGCGGTGCGAAAGTCGGCTTGGTCGCGCCCGATCAAACCACTTTTGATTATGTCAAAGGACGCACTTATGCGCCTAAAGACGATGCTTATCTGGCGGCGGTGGAAGATTGGAAAACGCTCAAAACCGACAGCGAAAGCGATTATGATCAATTGATTGTGATTGATGTGAATACACTCACGCCGCAGGTTACTTGGGGCACGCACCCCGGCATGGGCGGCGGCATTGAGGAAAATGTGCCGGCACAAGCGGCGGCAAATGAAAAAGCCTTGGAATATATGGCGATTTCAGGAGGTATGGCGAAAAAAGATATTCCGCTGAAGCATGTCTTTATCGGTTCCTGTACCAATGGGCGGCTTTCCGATTTGCGCGAAGCGGCACATATTTTGAAGGGGCGCAAAGTCGCGGCGCATATTACCGCCGTTATTGTGCCGGGCTCGATGCAGGTTAAACACGAAGCCGAAGCGGAGGGGCTGGATAAAATCTTTATCGACGCCGGCTGCCAGTGGCGCGAACCGGGTTGTTCGACCTGTCTCGGCATGAACCCTGATTTAATCCCTGCCTATGAACATTGCGCCAGCACCTCAAACCGCAATTTTGAAGGCAGACAGGGCAAAAACGCGCGCACGCATTTGGTCAGTCCGGCAATGGCTGCTGCTGCCGCCGTCGCAGGACGCTTTATCGACATATCCCGTCCGGATTGGGAAAAGGAATTAGCATAA
- the leuB gene encoding 3-isopropylmalate dehydrogenase yields the protein MQQYNIVCLAGDGIGPEIVASAKQVLAAVQTRFDFAIAWQDFAFGGAGIDVYGEPFAAPVQAAIKDCDAVFLGSVGGPKWDNAAQRPEQGLLALRKALDVFANVRPLKVSGALLQHSPIKPEIVDGTDLVIVRELSGGAYFGEPRHLGEQEALDSITYTVVQIDRVLHYAFRVAQTRRKKLVSVDKANVLASSKLWRQRVQIVAADYPEVQVSHEYVDAMAMHLVTRPADFDVIVTENLFGDILSDEASVLGGSLGVLASASFNAQGPYLYEPAHGSAPDIAGKGIANPIATILSAAMMLRHSLGQSAAAEAIEAAVEKMMQSNRLTGDLNKTNPLSTAEFTAELIRHL from the coding sequence ATGCAGCAATATAACATTGTATGTTTGGCAGGCGACGGTATCGGGCCTGAAATTGTGGCGAGTGCCAAGCAGGTATTGGCGGCGGTGCAGACGCGTTTTGATTTTGCCATTGCGTGGCAGGATTTTGCTTTTGGCGGCGCGGGGATTGATGTCTACGGCGAACCGTTTGCCGCCCCTGTGCAGGCGGCAATTAAAGACTGCGATGCGGTGTTTTTGGGTTCGGTCGGCGGTCCGAAGTGGGATAATGCCGCACAGCGCCCCGAGCAAGGTTTGTTAGCTTTGCGCAAAGCGCTGGATGTGTTTGCCAATGTGCGTCCCTTGAAGGTTTCGGGCGCATTGCTTCAGCATTCGCCGATTAAGCCTGAGATTGTCGATGGCACGGATTTGGTGATTGTGCGCGAGTTATCCGGCGGCGCCTATTTCGGCGAACCGCGGCATTTGGGCGAGCAGGAAGCCTTAGATTCGATTACTTATACGGTCGTGCAAATTGATCGTGTCCTACATTATGCTTTCCGTGTCGCCCAGACGCGCCGCAAAAAGCTGGTGTCGGTGGATAAGGCGAACGTGCTGGCAAGCAGCAAATTATGGCGGCAGCGTGTGCAAATAGTGGCGGCGGATTATCCTGAAGTGCAGGTCAGCCATGAATATGTTGATGCGATGGCGATGCATTTGGTCACGCGTCCGGCGGATTTTGACGTGATAGTGACGGAAAATCTGTTCGGCGATATTCTTTCCGATGAGGCGAGCGTTTTAGGCGGCAGTTTGGGCGTATTGGCTTCGGCGAGTTTTAATGCGCAAGGTCCGTATTTGTATGAGCCTGCGCACGGCAGCGCACCGGATATTGCCGGCAAGGGTATTGCCAATCCGATTGCAACGATTTTATCGGCGGCGATGATGCTGCGTCATAGTTTGGGACAAAGCGCTGCCGCTGAAGCGATTGAAGCGGCGGTAGAGAAAATGATGCAGAGTAATCGTTTGACCGGTGATTTAAACAAAACCAATCCGCTTTCCACCGCCGAATTTACCGCCGAATTGATACGGCATTTATAA
- a CDS encoding type II toxin-antitoxin system RelE/ParE family toxin produces the protein MIRSFKHKGLEKFFKTGSTAGIQANHAAKLRLQLTTLNNATCPQDMNAPSWRLHQLSGNLKDHWSISVNGNWRLTFRFENGNAEIVDYQDYH, from the coding sequence ATGATTCGAAGTTTCAAACATAAAGGCTTGGAGAAGTTTTTCAAAACAGGCAGCACGGCGGGCATTCAAGCCAATCATGCGGCTAAATTACGCCTGCAATTAACCACTTTAAACAACGCCACTTGTCCGCAGGATATGAATGCTCCCTCATGGCGATTGCATCAACTCTCAGGCAATTTGAAAGACCATTGGAGCATTAGCGTTAACGGCAATTGGCGCCTGACTTTCCGCTTTGAAAACGGCAATGCCGAAATTGTTGACTATCAGGATTATCACTAA